The DNA sequence GCGTACTCGAGATCGGAAAAGCTCGTTTGCATGACGTCTGCTCACCCCCGCTGCGGACCAGACCGCATTGTCTCAGGACCAAGGTCTCACGCCACCAAGACGTGGGAATAAATCAGCGTTTCCCTAGGCGCCTCGCTTCAGGAAACCGTCGCTGCAAATCCGGAGACCATCAAGGCCGCCGAGTTTTCGGCAGCTTCTGCTAAGCAAGAATCCGGGACCCTGCGCTGGTTGCTCGGCATCAATGCACTTCTGTTCGTGGTGGAAATGACTGCCGGTCTGATCGCCCGGTCCACCGGCCTGATTGGAGAATCCCTGGACAATTTTGCCGATGCGGCGGTGTACGGGCTTGCCCTTTATGCGGTTGGACATAGCGTGAAAATGCAGGTACGTGCCGCGCATCTTGCTGGTGTACTGCAACTGATCTTGGCTGTGGGCGTGCTCGTAGAGGTGGTGAGACGCTTTGTATTCGGTAGTGAGCCTGAATCGCTGGTGATGATGGCTATCGCATTCGTCGCATTGATTGCCAATACCAGTTGTCTGCTGCTCATATCCAAACATCGGGAAGGCGGGGCGCACATGAAGGCAAGCTGGATATTCTCGGCCAACGACGTGGTGATCAACCTGGGGGTCATCACCGCCGGCGCCCTGGTCGCGTGGACCGGTTCCAATTATCCGGATCTGATTATCGGCACCATCGCGGGGGGCATTGTACTTAACGGTGCCAGACGCATTTTGGCGTTGAAGGGTTAAATAATGCTCATTATTGGCAAAAAGCTCTCGCCGTATGCCCTATTGTCCATATCGGGCCTGCTGGCAGCGTCTGATCAGGCTGTAAAGTGGCTGGTGCAGCAATCAATGGCCTATGGCGAGTATGTTTCGGTGACCCCGTTCTTTAACTGGGTGCACCTATGGAACACCGGTGCCGCATTCAGTCTTTTTGCGAATGGTGGAGGCTGGCAGCGCTACTTTTTTACCGGAATCGCGGTAGTGGTCTCGATTTTTCTGATCAAGCTGATCCTTGAAAATCGTCATAAAGGAGAAGCCATCGCTTACAGTCTTATCCTCGGTGGCGCCATGGGCAACCTGATTGACCGGGTCTTTCGCGGCTATGTTGTGGATTCCTTTGATTTCTATTGGCGAGACTGGCATTGGCCGGCCTTCAACCTGGCTGATATTGCAATTGTCCTCGGTGCCTTACTTTTCGTTTCCAGCAGCTTGTTGGGTAAAAAAGCAAACACCAATGCCGAGTCGGATGGATCTGACTGACACCTACGCCTATACAACACCATGACCGAACTTCCCGACAACATCCTTCACCTGCCGCAATACCAAGTACTGGGCTGCAAATCAACCGACGACGAAATGCACTTCCAGGTGGACGTGCCCGATCCCATCGCCTGCGAGGAATGCGGCGTGCAGGGTGAGTTCGTACGGTTCGGCAAGCGTGACGTTCCCTATCGTGATCTGCCCATCCACGGCAAGCGGGTCACTCTCTGGGTGGTCCGCCGCCGATACACCTGCCGGGCCTGCAAGACAACATTCAGGCCCCAGCTACCGGAGATGGTGGACGGATTCCGTATGACACTGCGGCTGCATGAGTACGTGGAGAAGGAATCCTTCAACCACCCCTACACCTTTGTGGCGGCACAGACCGGCCTGGACGAGAAGACGGTGCGCGACATCTTCAACGCCCGCGCCGAGTTCCTGGGGCGCTGGCACCGCTTCGAGACGCCCCGCATCCTGGGCATTGACGAGCTATACCTGAACAAGCGCTACCGCTGCATTCTGACCAACATTGAGGAGCGAACCCTGCTCGACCTGCTGGCCACCCGCCGCCAGGACGTGGTGACCAACTACCTGATGAAGCTGAAAGACCGGCAGAAGGTCGAGATCGTCAGCATGGACATGTGGAACCCCTACCGGGCAGCGGTCAAGGCTGTGCTGCCCCAGGCCCGTATCGTGGTCGATAAGTTCCATGTGGTGCGCATGGCCAACGATGCCCTAGAGAGAGTGCGCAAGGGCCTCAGAAAGGAGCTGAAACCGTCCCAGAGCCGGACTCTCAAGGGAGACCGGAAAATCCTGCTGAAACGCGCTCACGAAGTCTCAGACCGGGAGCGCCTCATCATGGAGACCTGGACAGGCGCGTTCCCGCAACTGCTGGCCGCCTACGAGCACAAGGAGCGCTTCTACGGCATCTGGGACGCCACCACACGGCTCCAGGCAGAAGCCGCCCTGGACGAGTGGATAGCCACCATCCCGAAGGGCCAAAAGGAAGTCTGGAGCGATCTGGTCAGGGCAGTGGGAAACTGGCGCGAAGAGACCATGACCTACTTCGAGACGGACATGCCCGTCACCAACGCTTACACGGAGTCCATCAACCGACTGGCCAAGGACAAGAACCGTGAAGGGCGCGGTTACTCCTTCGAGGTGATGCGGGCACGAATGCTCTACACCACGAAGCACAAGAAGAAGGCACCGACTGCGAAGGTCTCTCCTTTCTACAAGAAAACCATCGGTTACGGACTGCCGGACTTCGCAGAGGAACTCAACTACGGAGTCGATCTATCAACCATCTGAGGGTGGTATCAGATTGATGGGGTGAAGGTGCCCCATCAACCATTAAATCCGTATACCCATAAATAACTAAGTCATTTTGAATTATTACGTTAATTTTGTTCCTGTGACTTTCGTTGGCTTCCTCTGCGAGGGTGTAAAAATTCCTAACACTTACGGTTGCCGTCTTTACAAGCCCAATGGGATGGGACAGATGGGTTACGCGCAACGTAACGCATCGCTCTTGTAGCGCCATCAAAACCACAGCCGCAACCCGGCCACCAGACCGAGGTTGCCGGTGTCCTCCCCTTCCGCGCGGGCGAAGTCGGCGGTGTCGCCGAGCTTCCTGACCCACTCGACGCCCACGTAGGGCGCGAATTCGCGGCGGATTTCGTAGCGCAGGCGCAGGCCCAGTTGCAGGTCGTTCAGGCCGCTGCCGACACCCCAGCTTTTCACCTGCTGCGCGGCGGCATTGACCTCGACCCGCGGCTGCAGGACCAGGCGCTGCGTGAGCAGCAGGTCGTACTCGAACTGGGCGCGCGCGCTCAGGTCGCCGTCCTCACTCACGAACAGGGCCAGATCGGTCTCGAAGCGGTACGGCGCCAGGCCCTGCACGGCCAGCACGCCGAAGGCGCGGTCGCGGTCCGGCCCGCTGCCGAAGGTGCGGTCGTAGCGCAGGCCGGCCTGCAGGTCCCAGTACGGCGCAATCAGCCGACCGTAGAGCGCC is a window from the Immundisolibacter sp. genome containing:
- a CDS encoding copper resistance protein B, translated to MKPIIGGIGAALLGLVGAAVHGAEPGAGAPADFPHVHEDDHPFGLALIDRLEYRDDEGPNHLLWDAQGWYGGDYNRLWLKTEGESPVSDSNGEFEGQALYGRLIAPYWDLQAGLRYDRTFGSGPDRDRAFGVLAVQGLAPYRFETDLALFVSEDGDLSARAQFEYDLLLTQRLVLQPRVEVNAAAQQVKSWGVGSGLNDLQLGLRLRYEIRREFAPYVGVEWVRKLGDTADFARAEGEDTGNLGLVAGLRLWF
- a CDS encoding ISL3-like element ISPpu12 family transposase translates to MTELPDNILHLPQYQVLGCKSTDDEMHFQVDVPDPIACEECGVQGEFVRFGKRDVPYRDLPIHGKRVTLWVVRRRYTCRACKTTFRPQLPEMVDGFRMTLRLHEYVEKESFNHPYTFVAAQTGLDEKTVRDIFNARAEFLGRWHRFETPRILGIDELYLNKRYRCILTNIEERTLLDLLATRRQDVVTNYLMKLKDRQKVEIVSMDMWNPYRAAVKAVLPQARIVVDKFHVVRMANDALERVRKGLRKELKPSQSRTLKGDRKILLKRAHEVSDRERLIMETWTGAFPQLLAAYEHKERFYGIWDATTRLQAEAALDEWIATIPKGQKEVWSDLVRAVGNWREETMTYFETDMPVTNAYTESINRLAKDKNREGRGYSFEVMRARMLYTTKHKKKAPTAKVSPFYKKTIGYGLPDFAEELNYGVDLSTI
- the lspA gene encoding signal peptidase II, with product MLIIGKKLSPYALLSISGLLAASDQAVKWLVQQSMAYGEYVSVTPFFNWVHLWNTGAAFSLFANGGGWQRYFFTGIAVVVSIFLIKLILENRHKGEAIAYSLILGGAMGNLIDRVFRGYVVDSFDFYWRDWHWPAFNLADIAIVLGALLFVSSSLLGKKANTNAESDGSD